From one Anaerococcus prevotii DSM 20548 genomic stretch:
- a CDS encoding TetR/AcrR family transcriptional regulator, with protein sequence MVANNGSKSNIMKVCRQIVAEEGIAGLNMRKVAKRTNLAIGSIYYYFPSKDELLIASIESVWDDIFNLDQVDLRKIKLSEYISLTYTNIKKGMEKYPNFLNIHSMSFSSSKDKKARLVMDDFLNELRGNIIEILANDCDIREDVFDENFTQEDFADFIIINIISLWLSQKSADFTIKMIEKLLY encoded by the coding sequence ATGGTAGCAAATAATGGCTCTAAGTCTAATATTATGAAAGTCTGTAGGCAAATAGTAGCTGAAGAAGGAATAGCGGGGCTAAATATGAGAAAGGTTGCGAAGCGAACGAATCTTGCTATAGGATCGATTTACTATTATTTTCCCTCCAAAGATGAACTTTTGATAGCTAGCATCGAAAGTGTCTGGGATGATATATTTAACCTTGATCAAGTTGATTTAAGAAAAATAAAATTAAGCGAATATATTTCTTTAACCTATACAAATATAAAAAAAGGAATGGAGAAATATCCTAACTTTTTAAACATTCATTCAATGAGTTTTTCGTCTAGTAAAGATAAGAAAGCAAGACTTGTTATGGATGATTTCCTTAATGAACTAAGAGGAAATATTATTGAGATTTTGGCAAATGATTGTGATATAAGAGAAGATGTCTTTGATGAGAATTTTACCCAGGAAGACTTTGCTGATTTTATTATCATAAATATAATAAGCCTTTGGTTAAGCCAGAAATCAGCTGACTTTACGATTAAGATGATAGAGAAACTTTTATATTGA
- a CDS encoding YjjG family noncanonical pyrimidine nucleotidase, with translation MIKYVLWDIDGTLLNFHLAEENAIRACFDQYGLGDLSDDRLGVYRKINNKYWKALERGEITRIEVLEGRFREFFEKYGYNTEIVSDFNISFQENLGKTYVFNDEAYETLSKLSGKYKQYAATNGSAIAQEGKLKGAGLDSIFEDVFISEKIGFEKPNIEFFDYIFDTVGSREKSEYVIIGDSLTSDIRGGNNSGIKTIWFNPDRLEREKDIDFDYEVNSLEEVLDIL, from the coding sequence TTGATAAAATATGTTTTGTGGGACATTGATGGAACTTTATTAAACTTTCACCTAGCTGAAGAAAATGCCATTAGGGCTTGCTTCGATCAGTATGGTTTGGGTGATTTATCGGATGATAGGTTAGGAGTTTATAGAAAGATTAATAATAAATACTGGAAGGCCCTAGAAAGGGGAGAAATCACTAGAATTGAGGTACTAGAAGGAAGATTTAGAGAATTTTTTGAAAAATACGGTTATAATACCGAAATTGTCAGTGACTTTAATATATCCTTCCAGGAAAATTTGGGCAAGACCTATGTTTTTAATGACGAGGCCTACGAAACTCTTAGCAAACTTTCAGGAAAATATAAGCAATACGCAGCAACCAATGGATCTGCCATAGCCCAAGAAGGAAAGCTTAAAGGAGCAGGACTAGATTCTATTTTTGAGGACGTATTTATATCAGAAAAAATAGGATTTGAAAAACCGAATATTGAGTTCTTTGACTATATATTCGATACTGTTGGGTCTAGAGAAAAGTCCGAATATGTGATAATAGGAGATTCCTTGACCTCTGATATAAGAGGAGGAAACAATTCTGGGATAAAGACGATATGGTTTAATCCTGATAGACTAGAAAGAGAAAAAGATATTGATTTCGACTATGAAGTAAATAGCTTAGAAGAAGTGCTCGATATATTGTAG
- a CDS encoding gamma-glutamyl-gamma-aminobutyrate hydrolase family protein, whose translation MRKKFTKFIKMILLIILLILGYFIVRDNFLTKKTIAVVHNHQNINHIKIALDDNRIDTNDVDTSRMDTEMCKRKVERADGVIFAGGNDFDPDIYGGDRSLVEEYSREDDEKSLAILDYAIGLEKPILGICRGMQLINIYYGGSLYDDLEKQFSKEIIHRGSDKTLTYHEININEGSRLSKIVGSDRIEVNSYHHEGIKDLAEGLSVSATSDDGLIEAIENPYYSYMLGVQWHPELSYENDKYSKKILKDFVKHSNAGKN comes from the coding sequence ATGAGAAAGAAATTTACTAAGTTTATAAAAATGATTTTACTAATTATTTTGCTGATACTTGGATATTTTATAGTTAGAGATAATTTTCTTACCAAGAAAACTATAGCAGTAGTGCATAATCATCAAAACATCAACCATATAAAAATCGCCCTAGATGACAACAGAATAGATACCAACGATGTCGATACAAGTAGGATGGATACAGAAATGTGTAAGAGGAAGGTAGAAAGAGCTGATGGGGTGATTTTTGCTGGAGGGAACGACTTTGATCCGGATATTTATGGAGGTGATAGGTCCCTTGTCGAGGAATACAGCAGGGAAGATGATGAAAAGAGTCTTGCTATATTAGATTATGCAATAGGACTAGAAAAGCCTATTTTGGGTATCTGCAGGGGTATGCAACTTATTAATATCTATTATGGTGGAAGTCTCTATGATGATTTGGAGAAACAATTTTCTAAAGAAATAATTCATAGAGGAAGTGACAAGACCCTTACTTATCATGAGATTAACATAAATGAAGGTTCAAGACTATCTAAAATAGTTGGATCTGATAGGATTGAGGTAAATTCCTACCATCACGAGGGAATAAAGGATTTGGCAGAAGGCTTAAGTGTGAGTGCTACAAGCGATGATGGCCTAATAGAGGCAATAGAAAATCCATATTACTCTTACATGCTAGGAGTGCAGTGGCATCCAGAGCTTTCTTATGAAAATGATAAATACTCTAAAAAAATCCTAAAAGATTTTGTAAAACATTCAAATGCGGGTAAGAATTAA
- the mgtE gene encoding magnesium transporter — MTDKNYDVERLNRTQEMINRMDPVDIADKLEILPEKDVAIWIKLLKKDLLADAFTELKPENKARIVNILSEEKIKDLVRDLDEDELVDTLQELPANITKKLMTFHIDKDRRKVVNELLGYPKESVGSIMTVNFLSVKENISPKQALEKIMESDLDAEKLEQIWLTNNSLVLMGFVYIADLIRYQDKSLKDLANSINATVNPNDDQEVVAKLSYKYDLGEVPVVDSENRLIGIVPAEDVIDVAHEEFQEDMSNITGISDNSDSYLVESSFKIAKTRTTWLIICLLTATMTGFIIHRYENLLASAVALTAYIPMLMDSGGNAGSQASTTVITSLYRGDIGFKDFFKVIMKEASIGLITGVILVIINFIRLMILDQAQIGVNLTVSITLLLTIIFSKVMGGVLPLIADKFNIDPTVMAGPLITTIVDTLVLLIYFEVASLLLGL; from the coding sequence ATGACAGATAAAAATTATGATGTAGAAAGGCTTAACAGGACCCAAGAGATGATTAACAGGATGGATCCTGTTGATATAGCCGATAAACTTGAAATTTTGCCAGAAAAGGATGTAGCGATTTGGATTAAGCTACTTAAAAAGGACCTTTTGGCAGATGCATTTACTGAACTAAAACCTGAAAACAAGGCGAGAATTGTAAATATTCTATCAGAAGAGAAGATAAAAGACCTGGTAAGAGATTTGGATGAGGATGAGCTTGTAGATACCCTACAGGAGCTACCTGCAAATATCACCAAGAAACTTATGACCTTCCACATAGATAAGGATAGGAGAAAGGTCGTCAATGAGCTTTTAGGCTATCCAAAAGAGTCAGTCGGTTCTATCATGACAGTTAACTTCTTGTCAGTGAAGGAAAATATTAGTCCAAAACAAGCTCTCGAAAAGATAATGGAATCAGATCTAGATGCAGAAAAGCTTGAGCAGATATGGCTAACCAACAACTCACTAGTTCTTATGGGTTTTGTCTACATAGCAGATCTTATAAGATATCAAGATAAGTCCCTAAAGGATTTAGCCAATAGTATAAATGCAACAGTTAATCCTAACGATGACCAAGAAGTTGTAGCTAAACTTTCCTACAAATACGATTTAGGAGAGGTGCCAGTAGTCGATTCTGAAAATAGACTAATCGGTATCGTGCCAGCAGAAGACGTAATCGATGTAGCACACGAAGAGTTCCAAGAAGATATGTCAAATATAACAGGTATTTCTGATAACTCTGATTCTTACCTAGTTGAATCAAGCTTTAAAATTGCAAAAACAAGGACTACATGGCTTATAATATGCTTACTCACAGCGACTATGACAGGTTTTATAATCCACAGATATGAAAATCTACTTGCAAGTGCGGTTGCCCTAACAGCCTATATACCAATGCTTATGGATTCTGGCGGTAATGCAGGAAGCCAGGCTTCAACGACAGTAATCACATCCCTTTATAGAGGAGATATAGGATTTAAAGATTTTTTTAAGGTGATTATGAAAGAAGCAAGCATTGGTCTAATAACTGGTGTTATCTTAGTAATCATTAACTTTATAAGGCTAATGATTTTAGACCAAGCACAAATTGGTGTCAATCTTACAGTCTCTATAACCCTTTTGCTAACAATAATATTTTCCAAAGTCATGGGTGGAGTATTGCCGCTAATAGCAGATAAATTTAATATAGATCCTACGGTAATGGCAGGACCACTCATTACAACAATAGTTGATACACTTGTACTTCTAATATATTTTGAAGTTGCATCATTATTATTAGGACTTTAG
- a CDS encoding DUF2871 domain-containing protein produces the protein MKKYINMAIFYAVLAMLVGVFYREFTKYMSFEGSTSLLRLHPHLFILGMMMYLLIYLISLSLNFYENNKIDKHLKFYNIGLILSAVMMFVRGFTEVLAKDLSNGQEAMISGVAGLGHIILGVSLILILLDIKKLNRI, from the coding sequence ATGAAAAAATATATAAACATGGCAATTTTTTACGCTGTCCTTGCTATGCTTGTGGGAGTTTTTTACAGAGAATTTACAAAATATATGAGTTTTGAGGGATCTACGAGCCTGCTTAGGCTTCATCCACATTTATTTATCCTTGGAATGATGATGTATTTACTAATATATCTAATATCACTATCATTAAATTTCTATGAAAATAATAAAATAGATAAGCATTTGAAATTCTATAATATTGGATTGATATTAAGCGCAGTAATGATGTTTGTTAGGGGATTTACTGAAGTTTTAGCAAAGGATTTGAGTAATGGACAAGAGGCAATGATTTCAGGGGTGGCTGGTTTGGGTCATATAATTTTGGGAGTGTCCTTGATCTTGATTCTTCTAGATATTAAAAAACTAAATCGCATATAA
- a CDS encoding alpha/beta fold hydrolase, translated as MKKGMIKLNDGTEIFYKELGAGENLFLLHGNGGDSSYFEYNIGALSRRFHLYLIDFRDHGRSDNARDKLTFDLMASDLKEIFDKLSIKKANVLGFSDGANLALLFTIRYPALVEKLILNAPNIRFSGTRLLSRIISLGENIFWNILPFFKRNKRVAALLLKDLRLNKTDLGDIKSEVLIIVGSFDLIRLDHVKNISESIDRSRLVIVKKAGHKLARSHPYLFNKLVVEFMEGNNEQISK; from the coding sequence ATGAAAAAGGGAATGATTAAATTAAATGATGGGACCGAAATTTTCTATAAAGAGTTAGGAGCTGGCGAAAATTTGTTTCTACTCCACGGAAATGGTGGAGACTCGTCCTACTTTGAATACAATATTGGAGCTCTTTCTAGAAGATTTCACCTATATCTTATAGATTTTAGGGACCACGGGAGAAGTGATAATGCCAGAGACAAATTAACCTTCGATCTTATGGCAAGTGACCTCAAGGAGATTTTTGACAAACTTTCTATAAAGAAGGCAAATGTTTTAGGATTTTCTGATGGAGCAAATCTTGCCCTTTTATTTACAATTAGATATCCTGCTCTAGTAGAGAAATTAATTTTAAATGCTCCCAACATAAGATTTAGTGGAACTAGGCTTTTAAGTAGAATAATTAGCCTTGGAGAGAATATTTTTTGGAATATATTGCCCTTTTTTAAAAGAAATAAGAGAGTTGCTGCCTTACTTTTGAAAGATTTAAGATTAAATAAGACGGACCTAGGAGATATTAAAAGTGAGGTTTTGATAATAGTTGGATCTTTCGATCTGATAAGGCTTGATCATGTAAAAAATATTTCTGAATCAATCGATCGTTCAAGGCTTGTCATAGTAAAAAAAGCAGGCCATAAGCTAGCGAGATCCCATCCCTATTTATTTAATAAACTTGTAGTAGAATTTATGGAGGGAAATAATGAACAAATTAGTAAATAA
- a CDS encoding Maf family protein, with translation MNYVNDYEKNGKIRKYKKYILMSKSPRRRDLLSFLKPEIASIRIDERAIEEKYMEKYKDCDFIERAGKTCAEIAKAKSDVDLVKDCLYISSDTMVILDDKIYGKPRNMAEARDMFMSYFGKSHFVITGVCLRSKNYLDVFYSIAEVRFTDYYKEMDEIIDGYLIEENVMDKAGAYGIQDLDPRLISYINGDINTIIGLPVSEVSRRILGE, from the coding sequence ATGAACTATGTAAATGACTATGAAAAAAATGGCAAAATTAGAAAATATAAGAAATATATCTTAATGAGCAAGTCTCCCAGAAGGAGGGACTTGCTTAGTTTTCTTAAGCCAGAAATTGCCTCTATAAGAATCGATGAAAGAGCTATAGAAGAAAAATATATGGAAAAGTACAAGGACTGTGACTTTATAGAAAGAGCCGGCAAGACCTGCGCTGAGATTGCCAAGGCTAAATCCGATGTAGATTTAGTCAAAGATTGCCTTTATATATCGTCTGATACTATGGTTATCCTGGATGATAAAATATATGGTAAGCCTAGAAACATGGCCGAGGCGAGGGATATGTTTATGTCATATTTTGGCAAAAGTCACTTTGTAATAACTGGAGTCTGCTTAAGGAGCAAAAATTATTTGGATGTTTTTTACTCTATAGCCGAAGTTAGATTTACCGATTACTATAAGGAGATGGATGAAATAATTGATGGATATTTAATAGAAGAAAATGTTATGGATAAGGCTGGGGCCTATGGGATCCAAGACCTAGATCCAAGGCTAATTTCCTATATAAATGGAGACATAAATACTATAATTGGCCTTCCTGTGAGTGAAGTTAGTAGAAGAATTTTAGGAGAGTAA
- the pepT gene encoding peptidase T, translated as MEEKIIKDKLLENFLKYVSISSQSNEENKDIPSSKGQLVLAKKLAKELEELGANNIRINEYGVLQAVIEAKGVDEKKAPKIGWVCHLDTVDVGLSPDINPRIEKSYDGTDIVLDSSENIVLSPNEEKSLANYLGDDLIVTDGKSVLGADNKAAIANVITALWYIRENPSIKHGKIYLAFVPDEEIGLRGVRKIDFDNFDVDFAYTIDCCGLGELVYETFNAASGNLKIKGLSAHPMSSKNKLVNPIMIAHDFISMLDRSKMPEHTEGREGYIWITDIKSDVINCEVKFNIRDHDKKKFLNKKAYLMKITDLLSERYNKAKIEIEIEDTYANILDSVNEDNYLAIEKLKKAFEKLAIRPKIIPMRGGTDGSYLSTRNILTPNYFTGAHNFHSNKEFIPMDSFYKSFLVTLELMSI; from the coding sequence ATGGAAGAGAAAATAATAAAAGATAAATTATTGGAAAATTTCCTAAAATATGTATCTATTTCTAGCCAATCGAATGAAGAAAATAAAGACATACCCTCTAGCAAGGGCCAGCTAGTTCTAGCTAAGAAACTTGCCAAAGAATTAGAAGAGCTCGGAGCTAATAACATTAGGATAAATGAGTATGGAGTTTTGCAAGCTGTAATTGAAGCCAAAGGAGTTGATGAAAAAAAGGCTCCAAAAATCGGATGGGTATGCCATCTAGATACAGTTGATGTCGGCCTAAGTCCCGATATAAATCCTAGAATCGAAAAATCCTACGATGGGACAGATATTGTTCTAGATTCAAGTGAAAATATTGTCCTTAGTCCAAATGAAGAAAAAAGCTTAGCTAATTACCTAGGTGATGATTTGATAGTCACAGATGGAAAGTCTGTTCTAGGAGCTGACAACAAGGCGGCCATAGCAAATGTTATTACAGCCCTTTGGTATATTAGGGAAAACCCATCGATAAAGCATGGGAAAATCTATTTAGCCTTTGTTCCTGATGAGGAAATTGGCCTAAGAGGAGTACGCAAGATTGACTTCGATAATTTTGATGTCGACTTTGCTTACACTATTGATTGTTGTGGGCTTGGGGAGCTCGTATATGAAACCTTTAATGCAGCAAGTGGGAATCTCAAAATAAAGGGCCTTAGCGCACATCCCATGTCTTCTAAAAATAAACTCGTAAATCCAATAATGATAGCCCATGATTTTATATCTATGCTTGATAGGAGTAAGATGCCCGAGCATACAGAAGGAAGGGAAGGTTACATTTGGATCACAGATATTAAATCTGATGTAATTAATTGTGAGGTCAAATTCAACATAAGAGATCATGACAAGAAAAAATTTCTCAATAAAAAGGCTTATCTAATGAAAATCACTGATCTACTTAGCGAAAGATACAATAAGGCAAAAATTGAAATTGAGATAGAAGATACTTACGCTAATATTTTAGATAGTGTAAATGAAGATAATTACCTTGCTATTGAAAAACTAAAGAAAGCTTTCGAAAAACTTGCTATTAGACCTAAAATAATCCCTATGAGGGGTGGGACCGATGGGTCTTATTTATCTACGAGGAATATCTTAACCCCAAATTATTTCACCGGAGCTCATAACTTTCATTCAAACAAGGAATTTATCCCTATGGATTCTTTCTATAAGTCTTTCCTAGTGACTTTAGAACTTATGAGCATATAG
- a CDS encoding TIGR02206 family membrane protein codes for MEYFFRHSEDLKTNINMPLVWGILLIYLILIYKLRHRRKILPIQLVSLSIIEIALFIWYYEDKLLFIREGLPLYHCRIAAFMMAISYFRKDYKLSNYFAWLGIIGTLIAFSFPDPSKYLWPHITNLTYVLAHSLSLGSALMILTNQRRKLDLKFIGKISLAMNLVIYLVNKIASANYGYLNHLPDSFPINFPSPVLYLGISLGMIFLIYELNKINLKKLLTIKN; via the coding sequence ATGGAATATTTTTTTAGACACAGTGAAGATCTTAAGACCAATATTAATATGCCTTTGGTTTGGGGGATTTTGCTGATTTATTTGATATTGATTTATAAATTAAGACATAGAAGAAAGATCCTTCCTATACAGTTAGTGAGTTTATCTATAATAGAAATAGCTTTATTTATTTGGTACTATGAGGATAAGCTTTTATTTATAAGAGAAGGCCTCCCTCTTTATCATTGTAGAATAGCGGCTTTTATGATGGCTATTAGCTATTTTCGCAAAGATTATAAATTAAGTAATTACTTTGCCTGGCTTGGAATAATAGGTACACTAATAGCCTTTAGCTTCCCAGATCCTTCAAAATATCTTTGGCCACATATAACAAACCTAACCTATGTGCTTGCTCATAGCTTATCTCTAGGGTCTGCTCTTATGATTCTTACAAATCAGAGAAGAAAACTCGATCTTAAGTTTATTGGTAAGATAAGTCTAGCAATGAATCTTGTGATTTATCTTGTAAATAAAATTGCATCGGCAAATTATGGTTACTTAAACCACTTACCAGATTCGTTTCCTATAAACTTCCCTAGTCCAGTCTTATATCTTGGCATAAGTTTGGGAATGATTTTTCTAATATATGAACTTAATAAAATTAATTTGAAGAAGCTTTTGACAATTAAAAATTAG